Proteins encoded together in one Megalops cyprinoides isolate fMegCyp1 chromosome 20, fMegCyp1.pri, whole genome shotgun sequence window:
- the palmda gene encoding palmdelphin isoform X3, translated as MEEAELLKERLQAITEKRRIQEDIARKRAEIDEEKLKLQYIKKKSLREQWLQDGVSTVSAQEKEAQKQKAQDSQRQTRFLQSIIHRMELEIQALERQEMMISTNEGFILKRLKAIEKSPEDIIKEAQYDTKKEQVQYIYSAIPDVPKSYNLAPKKQQSLELETNGQPKKALYAMEINVQKDMRTGESQVLSTAKITDHEFQQRGIKVFDDGRRSVYALGAEGRVLPNGVEELTPAEVEELLRKAADRKPRASGERHNPVLETRMKAEGRVTQGPYGLQEPHQRAPLPMTPPELSYRQFQGETQPSFPSHVPHPFSGRQGERPIPDASNRRYYFLNGSSDDPSGPAPQNSEEGRPASTDPRQRCRKSPAARPKSAKPTVLNALPANPDPGEPVTMIFMGYQRADNDVGEDRQGYEGAVRAELVVIGDEEENARHIKHHRSRAPFPHSNPRTGQYPAKPNSNTNNMSAHGAVATEFREYQPCHYSDWEMDAGGTEPSTANVKKVKKRKKHYCTLM; from the exons ATGGAGGAAGCAGAGCTCCTGAAAGAGCGACTCCAGGCCATCACG GAAAAGAGAAGAATTCAAGAAGACATTGCCCGAAAAAGGGCAGAAATCGATGAAGAAAAGTTAAAGCTGCAGTATATAAAG AAAAAATCCCTGAGGGAGCAGTGGCTCCAGGATGGTGTGAGCACAGTGAGCGCCCAGGAGAAGGAGGCCCAGAAGCAGAAGGCCCAGGACAGCCAGCGGCAGACCAGGTTCCTGCAGAGCATCATCCACAG GATGGAACTGGAAATCCAGGCCCTGGAGAGGCAGGAAATGATGATCTCGACAAACGAAGGGTTTATTCTGAAACGCCTAAAGGCCATTGAGAAATCACCTGAAGACATAATAAAG GAAGCACAGTATGACACCAAGAAAG agCAAGTCCAATACATTTATTCAGCAATTCCAGACGTTCCAAAGTCGTACAATTTAGctccaaaaaaacagcaaagcctTGAGCTAGAGACCAATGGCCAACCAAAAAAAG CCCTGTATGCCATGGAGATAAACGTGCAGAAGGACATGAGAACCGGGGAGAGCCAGGTGCTGTCCACGGCAAAAATCACAGACCACGAGTTCCAGCAGAGGGGTATCAAGGTCTTCGATGACGGGCGGAGGTCCGTCTACGCCCTGGGGGCGGAGGGGCGGGTCCTTCCCAACGGGGTGGAGGAGCTGACCCCGGCGGAGGTGGAGGAGCTCCTGAGGAAGGCGGCAGACAGGAAGCCCAGGGCGAGCGGCGAGCGGCACAACCCGGTACTCGAGACTCGGATGAAGGCCGAGGGCCGGGTCACACAGGGGCCATACGGACTCCAGGAGCCTCACCAGAGGGCCCCCCTCCCCATGACCCCCCCGGAGCTCTCCTACCGGCAGTTCCAGGGGGAGACCCAGCCTTCCTTCCCCTCACATGTCCCGCACCCCTTCAGCGGCAGGCAGGGGGAGCGGCCCATCCCCGACGCCTCCAACAGGCGTTACTACTTCCTGAACGGCAGCAGCGACGATCCCTCGGGGCCAGCCCCGCAGAACAGCGAGGAAGGCAGGCCCGCATCCACCGACCCCAGGCAGCGATGCAGGAAGTCACCAGCGGCCCGCCCCAAGAGCGCCAAGCCCACTGTCCTCAATGCACTGCCAGCCAACCCAGACCCGGGAGAGCCCGTAACCATGATCTTCATGGGCTACCAGCGGGCTGACAACGATGTGGGCGAGGACCGGCAGGGCTATGAGGGCGCCGTCCGGGCCGAGCTGGTGGTCATTGGCGACGAGGAGGAGAACGCCCGCCACATCAAACATCACCGCAGCCGCGCCCCCTTCCCCCACAGCAACCCCAGAACAGGTCAGTACCCCGCGAAGCCCAACTCCAACACCAACAATATGTCCGCCCATGGTGCCGTTGCCACTGAGTTCCGGGAGTACCAGCCGTGCCACTACTCCGACTGGGAGATGGATGCAGGCGGCACAGAGCCCTCCACGGCCAATGTCAAAAAGgttaaaaagaggaagaagcaCTACTGCACGCTAATGTAG
- the palmda gene encoding palmdelphin isoform X2 has protein sequence MEEAELLKERLQAITEKRRIQEDIARKRAEIDEEKLKLQYIKKKSLREQWLQDGVSTVSAQEKEAQKQKAQDSQRQTRFLQSIIHRMELEIQALERQEMMISTNEGFILKRLKAIEKSPEDIIKEAQYDTKKEQVQYIYSAIPDVPKSYNLAPKKQQSLELETNGQPKKALYAMEINVQKDMRTGESQVLSTAKITDHEFQQRGIKVFDDGRRSVYALGAEGRVLPNGVEELTPAEVEELLRKAADRKPRASGERHNPVLETRMKAEGRVTQGPYGLQEPHQRAPLPMTPPELSYRQFQGETQPSFPSHVPHPFSGRQGERPIPDASNRRYYFLNGSSDDPSGPAPQNSEEGRPASTDPRQRCRKSPAARPKSAKPTVLNALPANPDPGEPVTMIFMGYQRADNDVGEDRQGYEGAVRAELVVIGDEEENARHIKHHRSRAPFPHSNPRTAL, from the exons ATGGAGGAAGCAGAGCTCCTGAAAGAGCGACTCCAGGCCATCACG GAAAAGAGAAGAATTCAAGAAGACATTGCCCGAAAAAGGGCAGAAATCGATGAAGAAAAGTTAAAGCTGCAGTATATAAAG AAAAAATCCCTGAGGGAGCAGTGGCTCCAGGATGGTGTGAGCACAGTGAGCGCCCAGGAGAAGGAGGCCCAGAAGCAGAAGGCCCAGGACAGCCAGCGGCAGACCAGGTTCCTGCAGAGCATCATCCACAG GATGGAACTGGAAATCCAGGCCCTGGAGAGGCAGGAAATGATGATCTCGACAAACGAAGGGTTTATTCTGAAACGCCTAAAGGCCATTGAGAAATCACCTGAAGACATAATAAAG GAAGCACAGTATGACACCAAGAAAG agCAAGTCCAATACATTTATTCAGCAATTCCAGACGTTCCAAAGTCGTACAATTTAGctccaaaaaaacagcaaagcctTGAGCTAGAGACCAATGGCCAACCAAAAAAAG CCCTGTATGCCATGGAGATAAACGTGCAGAAGGACATGAGAACCGGGGAGAGCCAGGTGCTGTCCACGGCAAAAATCACAGACCACGAGTTCCAGCAGAGGGGTATCAAGGTCTTCGATGACGGGCGGAGGTCCGTCTACGCCCTGGGGGCGGAGGGGCGGGTCCTTCCCAACGGGGTGGAGGAGCTGACCCCGGCGGAGGTGGAGGAGCTCCTGAGGAAGGCGGCAGACAGGAAGCCCAGGGCGAGCGGCGAGCGGCACAACCCGGTACTCGAGACTCGGATGAAGGCCGAGGGCCGGGTCACACAGGGGCCATACGGACTCCAGGAGCCTCACCAGAGGGCCCCCCTCCCCATGACCCCCCCGGAGCTCTCCTACCGGCAGTTCCAGGGGGAGACCCAGCCTTCCTTCCCCTCACATGTCCCGCACCCCTTCAGCGGCAGGCAGGGGGAGCGGCCCATCCCCGACGCCTCCAACAGGCGTTACTACTTCCTGAACGGCAGCAGCGACGATCCCTCGGGGCCAGCCCCGCAGAACAGCGAGGAAGGCAGGCCCGCATCCACCGACCCCAGGCAGCGATGCAGGAAGTCACCAGCGGCCCGCCCCAAGAGCGCCAAGCCCACTGTCCTCAATGCACTGCCAGCCAACCCAGACCCGGGAGAGCCCGTAACCATGATCTTCATGGGCTACCAGCGGGCTGACAACGATGTGGGCGAGGACCGGCAGGGCTATGAGGGCGCCGTCCGGGCCGAGCTGGTGGTCATTGGCGACGAGGAGGAGAACGCCCGCCACATCAAACATCACCGCAGCCGCGCCCCCTTCCCCCACAGCAACCCCAGAACAG CATTGTGA
- the si:ch211-153l6.6 gene encoding uncharacterized protein si:ch211-153l6.6, whose translation METSQLSEMASIIDCRVDSVETEIAENAGLLRDEERLGFSESVEMKEAMEMSEDLPQDEAEISNQEGAGNRKWSATDEHFQEDALVRKTGQEELIRTESMASSVSDTLSSPGSVYENELARHRGDPPDPEQLDSPVLSDDAEDIHEVLEATPECDSPKEPPSILHDNEEEIQESVLCDNQKETQEERHDSLLEQCTHEEISSDVSAESGHDPNQDDDLSDCLQVEIAIVSSDSETDENWRAMFSSSIHNEEGVVHFEDGGQESNTGEAPVQKSTEAAEGLTESHQGTKAETADRANVLEQPEPLSKSDFRTLTQSSDTSAHFHSLAKISEDEEEPGQGAKHSACPSHATDTDPKKKVPNDYCVIQETKSENVSTEHVNFRAARTQWLRMEEQTKRQVHQPPPKQGMCQGGHSFMYTPVRNIDKLKKDPELDSLGLSEYPNTQFSPCSEDSGLDDSSYRSNYDDPETPIEREIRLALEREESLRRERGISKAANAGEGVPAKVRPASLLPGKYDKGPCQEIDKRRKAFEAQEDSCRAQRSPGTKPPSFTLTSSSSPKAPLYHEMAANNVIILEPDPCSTSPRHCAKAPLSAPLPKRFNEWPSETTSVIILETSNLIIRSASEFCLNTACQETQESTFLNNPFFKLRSRSTQSLVDQEIKVVKQREEELRRQRAQLYAKEKYDTVLVSPNLLENLCFDRSAELPVRCKSSPSSPMKTARKMDRSTLSCEHKYPDTFSGGRRKSAMAMRWEAGEFASHEKE comes from the exons ATGGAGACCAGCCAGCTTTCAGAAATGGCCTCCATAATTGACTGCAGAGTGGATTCCGTGGAGACAGAGATCGCAGAAAATGCAGGCTTGCTCAGGGACGAGGAGCGCCTTGGTTTCTCGGAATCTGTGGAAATGAAAGAAGCCATGGAAATGTCCGAGGACCTGCCACAAGATGAGGCCGAAATCAGCAATCAAGAGggagcaggaaacaggaaatggagcGCGACTGATGAGCACTTTCAAGAGGACGCTTTGGTCCGAAAGACAGGACAGGAGGAGCTGATTCGGACGGAGTCCATGGCCTCGTCTGTTTCTGACACGCTCTCAAGCCCAGGAAGCGTGTACGAGAATGAGCTGGCCCGGCACAGAGGAGACCCACCAGACCCAGAGCAGCTGGACAGCCCTGTGCTGTCAGATGATGCTGAAGACATCCATGAGGTTCTGGAGGCCACCCCAGAATGCGACAGCCCAAAGGAACCACCGTCCATCCTGCATGACAATGAGGAGGAAATACAGGAGTCTGTCTTATGTGACAACCAGAAGGAAACACAAGAGGAAAGGCATGATTCCCTTTTGGAGCAGTGCACCCACGAGGAGATCTCATCAGACGTCTCCGCAGAGTCGGGTCACGACCCCAACCAAGACGATGACTTGAGCGACTGCCTGCAGGTAGAAATCGCCATCGTCTCTTCAGATAGCGAGACTGATGAGAACTGGAGAGCCATGTTTTCCTCCTCAATACACAATGAAGAGGGCGTGGTGCACTTTGAGGATGGCGGCCAAGAGTCCAACACTGGAGAAGCGCCCGTCCAAAAAAGCACGGAGGCAGCGGAGGGTCTCACAGAGTCGCACCAGGGAACCAAGGCTGAAACAGCAGACAGAGCCAACGTACTGGAGCAACCAGAACCCCTCTCCAAATCGGACTTCCGAACACTTACCCAGTCCTCCGACACCTCTGCTCATTTCCACAGCTTGGCAAAAATTTCTGAGGACGAGGAGGAGCCCGGACAAGGGGCAAAACATAGCGCGTGCCCCTCTCATGCCACCGACACAGACCCCAAGAAGAAGGTCCCGAATGACTACTGTGTGATACAGGAAACAAAGAGTGAGAATGTCAGCACAGAGCACGTTAACTTCCGAGCGGCGCGCACGCAGTGGCTAAGGATGGAGGAGCAGACCAAACGGCAGGTGCACCAGCCTCCACCCAAGCAGGGCATGTGCCAAGGGGGCCACAGCTTCATGTACACCCCTGTCCGCAACATTGACAAGCTCAAAAAAGACCCGGAGTTGGACAGTTTGGGACTGAGTGAGTACCCCAACACCCAGTTCAGCCCATGCTCAGAGGACTCGGGTCTGGACGATTCCAGCTACAGGTCCAATTACGACGACCCCGAGACACCCATTGAGAGGGAAATCCGCTTAgccctggagagagaggagagcctCAGACGGGAGAGGGGCATCTCTAAAGCAGCTAACGCTGGCGAGGGTGTGCCAGCTAAGGTCAGGCCAGCCAGTCTCCTCCCTGGCAAGTATGATAAGGGCCCGTGCCAGGAGATTGACAAAAGGAGAAAAGCATTTGAGGCTCAAGAGGACAGCTGCAGGGCCCAGCGCTCACCCGGCACCAAGCCCCCGTCCTTCACCCTCACCTCCTCGTCATCGCCGAAGGCCCCACTCTATCACGAAATGGCGGCCAACAACGTCATCATCCTGGAGCCAGACCCCTGCTCCACCAGCCCCAGGCACTGCGCCAAGGCACCCTTGAGTGCCCCGCTGCCCAAGAGGTTCAACGAGTGGCCCTCCGAGACAACCAGCGTCATCATCCTGGAGACGTCCAACCTGATCATACGCAGCGCCTCGGAGTTCTGCCTGAACACCGCCTGCCAGGAGACACAGGAGAGCACCTTCCTCAACAACCCCTTCTTCAAGCTGCGATCCAGGAGCACGCAATCCCTGGTGGACCAGGAGATCAAGGTggtgaaacagagggaggaggagctgagaaGGCAAAGAGCACAGCTCTACGCGAAGGAGAAATACGACACAGTCCTGGTGTCTCCGAACCTGCTAGAGAACCTGTGCTTTGACAGATCAG CAGAGCTCCCTGTGAGATGCAAGTCCTCACCATCATCACCCATGAAGACAGCGCGTAAAATGGATCGCTCCACACTGTCCTGCGAACATAAG tACCCAGACACATTCTCTGGAGGACGCCGCAAAAGCGCGATGGCAATGCGCTGGGAAGCAGGGGAGTTTGCCAGTCACGAGAAGGAGTGA
- the palmda gene encoding palmdelphin isoform X1 produces MEEAELLKERLQAITEKRRIQEDIARKRAEIDEEKLKLQYIKKKSLREQWLQDGVSTVSAQEKEAQKQKAQDSQRQTRFLQSIIHRMELEIQALERQEMMISTNEGFILKRLKAIEKSPEDIIKEAQYDTKKEQVQYIYSAIPDVPKSYNLAPKKQQSLELETNGQPKKALYAMEINVQKDMRTGESQVLSTAKITDHEFQQRGIKVFDDGRRSVYALGAEGRVLPNGVEELTPAEVEELLRKAADRKPRASGERHNPVLETRMKAEGRVTQGPYGLQEPHQRAPLPMTPPELSYRQFQGETQPSFPSHVPHPFSGRQGERPIPDASNRRYYFLNGSSDDPSGPAPQNSEEGRPASTDPRQRCRKSPAARPKSAKPTVLNALPANPDPGEPVTMIFMGYQRADNDVGEDRQGYEGAVRAELVVIGDEEENARHIKHHRSRAPFPHSNPRTDELGAQTIEMRLRSENAL; encoded by the exons ATGGAGGAAGCAGAGCTCCTGAAAGAGCGACTCCAGGCCATCACG GAAAAGAGAAGAATTCAAGAAGACATTGCCCGAAAAAGGGCAGAAATCGATGAAGAAAAGTTAAAGCTGCAGTATATAAAG AAAAAATCCCTGAGGGAGCAGTGGCTCCAGGATGGTGTGAGCACAGTGAGCGCCCAGGAGAAGGAGGCCCAGAAGCAGAAGGCCCAGGACAGCCAGCGGCAGACCAGGTTCCTGCAGAGCATCATCCACAG GATGGAACTGGAAATCCAGGCCCTGGAGAGGCAGGAAATGATGATCTCGACAAACGAAGGGTTTATTCTGAAACGCCTAAAGGCCATTGAGAAATCACCTGAAGACATAATAAAG GAAGCACAGTATGACACCAAGAAAG agCAAGTCCAATACATTTATTCAGCAATTCCAGACGTTCCAAAGTCGTACAATTTAGctccaaaaaaacagcaaagcctTGAGCTAGAGACCAATGGCCAACCAAAAAAAG CCCTGTATGCCATGGAGATAAACGTGCAGAAGGACATGAGAACCGGGGAGAGCCAGGTGCTGTCCACGGCAAAAATCACAGACCACGAGTTCCAGCAGAGGGGTATCAAGGTCTTCGATGACGGGCGGAGGTCCGTCTACGCCCTGGGGGCGGAGGGGCGGGTCCTTCCCAACGGGGTGGAGGAGCTGACCCCGGCGGAGGTGGAGGAGCTCCTGAGGAAGGCGGCAGACAGGAAGCCCAGGGCGAGCGGCGAGCGGCACAACCCGGTACTCGAGACTCGGATGAAGGCCGAGGGCCGGGTCACACAGGGGCCATACGGACTCCAGGAGCCTCACCAGAGGGCCCCCCTCCCCATGACCCCCCCGGAGCTCTCCTACCGGCAGTTCCAGGGGGAGACCCAGCCTTCCTTCCCCTCACATGTCCCGCACCCCTTCAGCGGCAGGCAGGGGGAGCGGCCCATCCCCGACGCCTCCAACAGGCGTTACTACTTCCTGAACGGCAGCAGCGACGATCCCTCGGGGCCAGCCCCGCAGAACAGCGAGGAAGGCAGGCCCGCATCCACCGACCCCAGGCAGCGATGCAGGAAGTCACCAGCGGCCCGCCCCAAGAGCGCCAAGCCCACTGTCCTCAATGCACTGCCAGCCAACCCAGACCCGGGAGAGCCCGTAACCATGATCTTCATGGGCTACCAGCGGGCTGACAACGATGTGGGCGAGGACCGGCAGGGCTATGAGGGCGCCGTCCGGGCCGAGCTGGTGGTCATTGGCGACGAGGAGGAGAACGCCCGCCACATCAAACATCACCGCAGCCGCGCCCCCTTCCCCCACAGCAACCCCAGAACAG ATGAACTGGGTGCTCAGACTATAGAAATGCGTTTACGTTCTGAAAACG CATTGTGA